The following coding sequences lie in one Pseudorca crassidens isolate mPseCra1 chromosome 2, mPseCra1.hap1, whole genome shotgun sequence genomic window:
- the CHIT1 gene encoding LOW QUALITY PROTEIN: chitotriosidase-1 (The sequence of the model RefSeq protein was modified relative to this genomic sequence to represent the inferred CDS: deleted 1 base in 1 codon; substituted 2 bases at 2 genomic stop codons), with translation MVWSVAWAGLMVLLAIQWGSAAKLVCDFTNWAQYRQGAARFLPKDVDPKLCTHLIYAFAGMNSHQLSPIAWNAETLCKEFNSLRKMNPKLKTLLATGGWNFGTQKFVDMVAIANNRQTFVNSAIRFLCXYGVDGLDLDWGYTGSRGSPPSDKQCFKALVQALANAFQQEAQASGKAHLLPSTAVPAGPHCTKAGYEGDNIALNLEFLSFVAYDFRGSWEKNTGHNRSPDERQGESGAVAEFNVDSAMQWWLQKGTPASKLIFGMPTYGXSFTLASLLDTGVGAQATGPGTPGPFTKDGGLLAYCEVCSWKGADEHRIKDQKVPYAFQSNQWVGFDDVESFKIKVSYLKQTGLGGVMVWTLNMDNFAGFFCNQGRYPLIKMLLLELSRPYMSSGPPEPEAPAPGQLSEPEYGSSLGQDTFCQGKADGLYPNPLDWSSYYSCTGGRLFQKSCPRSLVFSSSCKCCTWS, from the exons ATGGTGTGGTCTGTAGCCTGGGCAG GTTTGATGGTTCTGCTGGCGATCCAGTGGG GCTCTGCGGCAAAACTGGTCTGCGACTTCACTAACTGGGCCCAGTACAGACAGGGGGCTGCTCGCTTCTTGCCCAAGGATGTGGACCCCAAGCTGTGCACCCACCTCATATATGCCTTTGCTGGCATGAACAGTCACCAGCTTAGCCCCATAGCGTGGAATGCTGAGACACTCTGCAAGGAATTCAACAGCTTGAGGAAGAT GAATCCCAAGCTGAAGACGCTGCTGGCCACTGGGGGCTGGAACTTCGGCACTCAGAA GTTCGTGGATATGGTGGCTATAGCCAATAACCGACAGACCTTTGTCAACTCAGCCATCAGGTTTCTGTGCTAATATGGCGTTGATGGTCTCGACCTTGACTGGGGGTACACAGGAAGCCGGGGGAGCCCTCCATCAGATAAGCAGTGCTTCAAAGCTCTGGTGCAG GCCCTGGCCAATGCCTTTCAGCAGGAAGCCCAGGCCTCAGGGAAGGCACACCTCCTGCCGAGCACAGCTGTCCCAGCAGGACCACACTGCACAAAAGCTGGATACGAGGGGGACAACATTGCTCT GAACCTGGAGTTCCTCAGCTTCGTGGCCTATGACTTCCGTGGCTCTTGGGAGAAGAACACAGGGCATAACCGCTCCCCCGACGAGAGACAGGGAGAAAGCGGGGCCGTGGCCGAATTCAATGTG GACTCTGCCATGCAGTGGTGGCTGCAGAAAGGGACCCCTGCCAGCAAACTGATTTTTGGCATGCCCACCTATGGGTGATCCTTTACCCTGGCCTCTTTGTTGGACACCGGAGTGGGGGCCCAAGCCACGGGGCCTGGAACTCCTGGCCCCTTCACCAAAGACGGAGGACTCCTGGCTTACTGTGAA GTCTGCTCTTGGAAGGGGGCTGATGAGCACAGAATCAAGGACCAGAAGGTGCCCTATGCCTTTCAGAGCAACCAGTGGGTCGGTTTTGACGATGTGGAGAGCTTCAAAATCAAG GTCAGCTATCTGAAGCAGACGGGACTGGGTGGGGTCATGGTTTGGACACTGAACATGGACAACTTTGCTGGTTTCTTCTGCAACCAGGGCCGTTACCCCCTCATCAAGATGCTGCTGCTGGAGCTGA GTCGTCCATATATGTCTTCAGGCCCCCCAGAACCTGAAGCTCCTGCACCAGGCCAGCTCTCTGAACCTGAGTATGGCTCCAGCCTCGGACAAGACACCTTCTGCCAGGGCAAAGCTGACGGGCTCTACCCCAACCCTCTGGACTGGTCCAGCTACTAC AGTTGTACAGGGGGGCGGTTGTTCCAGAAAAGCTGCCCGAGGAGCCTGGTGTTCAGCTCCTCTTGCAAATGCTGCACCTGGAGTTGA